The Dunckerocampus dactyliophorus isolate RoL2022-P2 chromosome 16, RoL_Ddac_1.1, whole genome shotgun sequence nucleotide sequence tttggcccactcatctttgcagaattgttgtcattcagccacattggaggcatttccagcatgaagcgcctttttaaggtcatgccacagcatctcagtaggattcaggtcaggacttggactaggccactccaaagtcttcattttgtttttcttcagccattcagaggtggacttgctggtgtgttttggatcattgtcctgctgcagaacccaagttggtttcagcttgaggtcaccaacaggtggccggacattctccttcaggattttttggtagacagcagaattcgtggttccatttatcacagcaagtcttccaggtcctgaagcagcaaaacagccccagaccatcatactaccaccaccatattttactgtttggcatgatgttctttttctgaaatgtagcgttacttttacgccagatataatgggacacacaccttccaaaaggacaacttttgtctcgtcagactacTGGGTATTTTCCCGAAggccttggggatcatcaagatgtttcctggcaaaattgagacgagccttaatgttccaTGTTCCATgtgtttgccatttgtggataatggctctcactgtggtttgctggagtcccaaagctttataaatggttttatagatctcaattactttctctctggggtggggggtggggtcacgttttcacaaagggccatgtacgttgttttttttttttcctcccttaataaaaagtttcatttaaaaactgcattttgtgctcagttgtgttgtcattgacgaatatttaaatttgtttgttgatctgaaacaagtgtgacaaaaatgcaaaaaataagaaatcaggaagggggcaaacacttttttcacacagctgGATGTAAGAATGGATGTTCTACCAGTTGCCATGTTGGGGTTTTGAACCACAAATCCGGtgtggtggctgcaggattgggtctctgctgtttgcagatgatgtggtcctgctggcttcctTTCAACTCAGATCAACATCAACTTCTCACAACCCCACATCAACTcccactggatcggttcacagaatagtgtgaagcggctaggatgagaatcagcacttcCAAGTCCGAGTTCATGGTTCTCGTCCGGAAAAGGATGGCGTGCCAACTCTGAATCAGTGATGAGCTCCTgctccaagtggaggagtttaagtaccttggggtcttgttcgagagtgagggaaggatggaacgcgagatcgacagatGGATTGGTGTGGTATctacagtgatgtggactctgcatcggtccgttgtggtgtaaagggagctgagccgaaaggcaaagctctcaattcacCGATCCATTTACTTTCCTACCTtcgcctatggtcatgagctttgggtagtgaccaaaaggacaagatcacggctcccatgagttttctccatagggtggctgggctcttccTTACAGGTAAGGTGAAAAGCACTGTCGTCTGggaaaaacttttaaaaaacgcCGGGAAAAGTAGAACTGCTGCATTGAAAGGAGTCAGATGAGGCGGcccgggcatctggtcaggatgcctcccaggcgCATCCCATGCTTATCCGACCGATAGGAGGCTTTGGAGaaaacccaggacacgttggaaagactatgtctctcaactggtccGGGAATTCCTCGGATCCagtgggaggagctggacgaagtagccagagagagggaagtctgggcttcattgcttaggctgctgcccccatgacctGACCTTTGAttagcggaagaagatggatggatggatggatggatggatggatggatggatggggtttTAAGCCAGGCTTAGTTTAAATTTGCATGTTGGTTGAGGAAGTTTGGTTAAATCGCTTTGCGGTCTCGCCCCTATTGCAGCTCTTCCACAAACCGCACCACGTGTGGAAGATCCCCACTCCGTTCGCCAGTCATGCCTTCCACCCGGTGGACGGCTTCATGCAGGGGCTCCCGTACCACATCTACCCCTTCCTCTTCCCGCTCCACAAGGTGCTCTACTTGGCTCTGTACATCTTTGTCAACATATGGACCATCTCCATCCACGACGGCGACTACCGCGTGCCTGACGCTATGACAGGGGTCATCAACGGCTCGGCTCACCACACCGACCACCACCTCTTCTTTGACTACAACTATGGCCAGTACTTCACACTGTGGGACCGCCTGGGGGGCTCCTACCGCCACCCGTCAGCGCTGATGGGGAAGGGTCCACGTGACCTGATCCGCAAGCTTCAAGCAGAGGGGAAGTTCACGAAGGGGGGGATGAATGGACTGCAAAGCGCAACGTGCAAAGAGGAGTAACGGTTGAGAAATGCAACTTATTGGTTCTTTCTCAAAGACTGCCCATCATATTTACACAATTGAGAATTGTTTGGGTTCTTGTATTTGCCAAATAACAGTTGGGAAATTCCACCAGGAAAACCTGCTACTGTTTTGGGATTTGCAAATCTTACCGTAAGTGTCCAAATAGCTCCCATTAAGAGACACAACCGAGCAGGCAAACATGGATGCAATATTTGTTAACAGATTCTGAAGTCTGCTTTGTTGTTTAatgctgtgttcacacttggtcccgaccaaaaaaaaagatgcatgatGCGCATTTTGGTGCGGTTCGCTTAGCGTTCACACTGGTATTATAAAGGCTGTGCATATGgcatatgcataaagtaaggacttgattggaCAGATTTTGTGACCTTTTATATGatataactcaaatattccaaaccaaaatgacatctgctgggttgaatacgtcgcttattttattttaccagcTTACATTTGCCAAAAGGctactaaaatatacatttaaagagCGCCAAATTTGAAAAGTATGAGCGCACCCTTAAAGACTTagtgcaagggtgtccaaactctttccagggccgcatagtgaaaaatgaaaggatgcaagggccacttgatATTATGTAAAGCaggacatgtagatatgctaagacgttatatatatttcacgaaaaaactgcatctcagctttgtgatatactgtaggtaaaaaagcctattattactgtcaacttcactctttgctctttttttccccatttttgctgatgttttttctccaaatatttccactttcttattaaataatctttgaatattttctttttgtaatattatgactttattgccagaatattttaaattttttcatgatcaaactttttctccaacctcattttttattgtgtttagttttttttgtcataaaattatgacttaaaaaaaattgttctttaatatttcaactctatggtaTTAATATTACGccaatattatttttcctcataatattctgaataattgcaactttttttctcgttagaatacaacttttttgtcttcatattttgactttattcttgcaaaattacagcttttttttcatttatgctgttttgttttttggggtttttgcacaatttaactcagaattatgactcttttttcccataatatgtaatatcttttttctcctaacataacgttttctgcaacctaattttcaaaaaatgtacaactttatgtgttttttttatcataatacaatttttaaaaaatgatatatatattttttttaattctgtcatatttcaagtttatactactaaaattacatttttttcctcataatgtgacattgttctcgtaaaatgacaactttttctcgttttcATAttcccactttattcttgtagaagtACTGATGgtttttccaattttgctgttattttgttttttttgttttctttatatttttagGCGCAAATGGCCAttggactgcactttggacacccctgacatagtGGGATCTAAGATgtttgcattcacatttttaacAGCCTTGtgttaaagacttttttttaacataccgTAGTCTCTAATAAAAAGATGCCCTTTAGCCCAAGCGCTTAATATGTACTATAAACGGTAAATTGACTATTACTGGTATAGTGCTTTTCTACCATCCATGTACTCAACCtaccacatttacctactgatgacacaaagtcaggagcaactgggggttcaccGTCTTTGCTAAGGATACTTCGACAAGGTCACAGGAGAACAGAAGATCGAACCAGGCAACCTTCAGCCACTCTACCAACCCAATAAGCCAAAACGACTTAATACAGTAGCAGTTACATTTTGTTTAATAAGCAAAATTATTGCACGTGAGgaagaaaaaacaagcaaaaagagCCTCGCTACATCctgttttgttcatgttttgtaCAAATAGACAAGCTACAGGTGCACTGTGCGGTTGCGGCGTTCATTCATCTCAGCAGAAGAAGACGGGCGCCCAGAGGAAAGATCGCATGGCCGCTCCTGCCGCCATGCCTGCCAGTAATCCCAGCGCCAGGTGGTCAAACACACCGTCAAAGGGGTCCCTCTGAACAATCACCTGGTGGGTACCTTGTATAGGAGGAAACAACATGGGCAACCTAACCCTGTCGAACGTAAAGATCGCAGACAAGTTTACCTGGTCCTGCTCCAGGCGTCATGTAGAAGGTCTGATAGTGGCTGAGGGGTACAGCCTGATAGGAGTCGTTGTACGGGTCATACGTGAACACCTGAGGAAGAGAACAGTCTCGAGAACccacatatttaaatataaattaagCACAAGAAGGTGGACCTCTCACCGGGTTCCTCCTCGTTTCTAACATGGTCAGTTTCCAGGctctgggggaaaaaaggcaCAGAAACAAGAACACATCTGAGGTTGTACTGGCAAATTTGAGTTTTAaaagatgttctaacagtaaaatGGGTCCCCagagcagcggtgtccaaacattttgagagccacatagtgaaaaatgaaaggatgcaactttaccactttgatattttgtaaagcaacacatgtagatagatacgctaagaagttatatatttcaagggaaaaaaaactgcgtcctagctttgtcatatagtttAAGAAGCCTATTATAGTATGAACTTgaaacttcaactttcttcttttcaataacctttggacattatttttcataattgattcccataatattttgattttattcccataacatttcaacatttccctaacctcattttccaaaaactacaacttgattttgttttgttttttctcataacattatgagaaaatatAAATCCTAgagttctttaatatttcaacataaagttacaaaacttagattatttttcctcatattattcgtagtattatgaaaaacaaacaaaacaatgaataaagttataatttttagaaaatttggttggggaaaaagttataatattctgggaataaagtcataacatcacaagaagaaaatttacacagattatttgaaaagaaaatattttgaaaatgaaaaataccaGCAATGataggaaaaaaagagcaaagagtgaagttgatattaataatagtctttttcaactatatgacaaagctttaatgaaataatataaattcttagcatatctgctgTACATTCATACATTACACCACTGGTGTAAATGTTAAAACAGGATAGCAGCGCCTCTTGGAGGTCAGGAGGTCATATTATTCTATTTCAGCGCAAAAATGAAGAGATGCCAGCTAGTGtgttttacacaagatgagcattACTGTATGAGGAGTTCAAAAAGATTATTAatgccaaaagcaacactgttgccggcataaaaagtgttttcttccagttgattgatgcctcagagtgcttattcctccagcaaatattgaaatacaagaatACTAATgggctgagtactcacgcaagtactgctgtgacatatacgtctgctaacattggccaagttattatttcatattgcattttattcctgactCAAACAGTGAGCAAATGTAGCGTATTCTCTCGGCTGAAAATCTTTATATCTCAAAGAGATTTTAATCAGGAAATTCTAGCAGTTGAGTGTGATCTCAAAGTAGCCACTCTCGTTGTAGTGCTGCTCAAATTGTTCTTGCTCTCACGTCCATCGGGTTCTCAATAAATCGTGACGACATCTCCAAATGGgttacacagtgaaacagcGGCGCTTTCATGGCCGATTTTAAGCTCAAAGCCTGGACGTAACCTGAttgggaccaggttatgagtttagcctaattTACCATGCTGCATTAAAAGAAAGCTTCCTTCGTCGTACAGGCAAGCCcagctttccactcaacacacctCGCTAACCCATTAAATTCGCTTTGCAGAATACCCTATCTGTCGGACACAAACACAGCTTGTTAGCATTACAGCTAAAATGGGGTGTTCCCagcagggcttactaaaagccattttaaactgtctaaattccagcatcaaggatgGATTTTGGACAGCacgcttccaatacactattgtggcaaGTTTGAGACTTGCTGAAAATCAGTATAGTGTGGACTATTTTAATGATGAAGAAATGATTTGACTGGTTCTGTATGTAGTCTGTGCAAGTGGACCTACATAGACTCGTCCTCATTGTTGGCACACATGTTCATCGTTGACCCGTCCTTGAACTGGACCACAATGACATTCTCCTGGGGGTTGGTCTCAGGAGGAGTCACgcctacaataaaaaaaaaagaaaaaaaaatggaaaagggtataattttaaaacatgacgaggtttctcgtttggagaaaggCTGcatcgtgagaacagggcagccagaagccaatcagactgtgaactatggcatggctactatgaatgataatacagtcatatggaagtggcagtgtgcaaggcattactgGAAGCGCTACTTTATATataccttgcaatccaacctaccttggtgttcacagcgtcagtcgggctgttttttccatcggagaACAGTTGTTGCTACTTGTTGATATCCAAGCAGaggctgtagtaattctacatttgatcaactttacttaaagatttgtcagatcaacccatgCAGATGTTCTAACTTGTCTCCACCCTTAATCACAGAGTGCTTCTATTGATGCTCATTGCCGGGTCCagttcataacacacctcaaacatagaagagatccatgttgacaatttagcaacatggGCGCTATAAGTAAGGGGGTGaatttaagtgtttcttgcatcctGCATTTATTCGGCAATTAAATACAAGGCATCAGCAAAGGTGAAGCATCCGCTGAGCAGGCGCACAGAATTGAGCCCCATCTCCATAACGCCCTGCAATGCACATGtgaatgttgtaaaaaaaaaacaaaaaaaaaaccctccataaTGCAACCCAGCTCCTGACCAACATCACCatgaaggcagagcttggacactctccccttcctggcaaaacatgcatgggtgtccaaagtgtggcacaaaGGTCATCTGTGGAACATggttcattgcagaaataaaataaaataaaaactcagCAGAAGTGGAAAAtttgagcaaaaaggcatattgtaactagaaaaagctcaaATCTTGATACTAATACCATGCTAAAaagacaaagatttgtctttatatatatataatttttgtttattataaattgtttttttaattttataactatcaaaggacagctatGATGTAAATACACAAAGTAGACAGGAGAAAAGCAGTGAgctgtcttattattattattacatactataaaataaaacagtggtttatttgtctcaaaaaattttgacaataatatcgttgagtgtcaatttgtggcacaataaacatttcaaaatgcacctgtattgttttttgacttgGTCAGatcaaaaaagtttgtttgtccagtcatattttttcattgttttcttaaaatgaatgttaaaattctGCCTCGTCTCGTGGACCCAGTCTTGTGCaccgtcttgtctcgtgagttAGGTGTTTTAAAATGGAGCAATAGGGATGCATTGCGCAACTCAACACGCCGACTTGTACCTCGGCATTCCAGGCCGCTCCGCACGTCTATGCACGTGAACTTCAGGTTGACGCGGTGCTCCAACTCTCGCCGGCTGTCGCTCTTGTAAAAGCAGAGACTCCCGTCTACCCACAGGTCGCACCAGTTTAACTTCCAGCGCTTCAGCACGGACGCTAGTCAGCAGACACAACAGCCGGTCATTGAAGTGATCAATAACAGGCTTATTTTGTAATCGCACCCCTGCAGTACTTACTCTGTCTCCAAAGCCAGCCTGACCTCATGAGCGCCATGGTTCCAATCCGGAACAGGAACAAATATTGTCACGTTACAATCCAACTGTTTGTATGGACGCTGCCTGTTTATTTTGTATGGACACTGGCTGTTTATTCTCTGTCTCCCAGATTATTCTTTCCCTAGTCAGGTCTGAGTCAGAGGATAATTCTGGATTAGGCGTTTGGACACACCCTACTTCTCATGCCCTTTACTTCCcttgtttacttttattatgtcgTTATAGTCTCACCTTGTCATCAACCCAACGAGCATAGTGCTCTTTTTACTATCTGTGTTTTTTAGGCAGCATATACTTCATTGTCACAAATGAGTCCAAAATGTGACATAACAGCGGGAGGATTAACCCATTGGTAGGTGTTCCGGTGCAGGTTGGTTATATGAGTGTTCCTTGTGGCAGCATTATGTATCCTAGCGGTGTCCAGACTTTTATCAGCAAGGGCCAAAtgctgaaaaattaaaggattcAAGGGCCATTCtgacattttgtaaagatatgctaacaagttatatatatttcaagacaaaaaaagcGTCTCAGCATTGTGATATAGGCGAAAAAGCCtagtattagtatcaacatcgGTTTTTCctctcccatttttgctgcttctttatataataatgtaaaaatatataaaacatttcaattatctagttacagtggtgtgaaaaagtgcctgCCCCTGTCCTGActccttatttttttgcatgtttgtcacacttaaatgtttcagctcatcaaactaatttaaatattagtcaaacagTACAAAAGGTGCACCACTGCTCCATGTtgtcgccatttgtggataatggctctcactgtggttcgccggagtcccaaagctttatagaaatggctttctaaccttttccagactgatagatctcagtgaagttatgttttcacacagggccatgtaggcttttctcccttaataataaaaagggtaatttaaaaactgcattttgtgttcagttgtgttgtcaatgactaatatttaaattagtttgatgatgtgaaacatgttagtgtgacaaacatgaaatcaggaaggggacaaacactttttcagaaCTACTGTgcatcttcataaatgttcttctcgttatattatgactttattcccaaaatattttgcctttattctcgaaacattataacttttccttaaccttatttaaaaaaaattcaaacactatttgctttgtttctcataatatcataactatttaaaaagatgacattttgtctttaatattttaactttgctaccaaaatttttcctcataatattatgagcctgtgaatattctcattcatctagGTCAATGTATTCTCAGAGCAGTGAATcgatcgatcgcaactggactactggaacagtccagttgcgatcgatcgATTCAATGAGAACATAacaattttattgtcataaaatgtaaactttttccttgttagaatacgacttttttctcttaatatttttactttattctcgtaaaatgtcagctctttttccatttgtgctgttttatgttttatttttcaactatttcaactttcctcttgtaaattttcttctcgtaatgttatgacgttattcccatagtcttttgactttattcttgtaacattataacttttttcaaacctcattttttttaatatttcaactttatgctacgaaaatgatgttatttttcctcataatattgtaatgttattcttgtaaaattattttttttcttaatattttgacttaattcttacaaaattactgttgattttttcccccattttttctgttttgggggattgtttggttttcttgttaaattttgtatttttagaatgtgccacaggccacaaatggcccctgggctgcactttggacacccctgatgtacaccTAGTTACACAAGTGAGCAAGATGAGAGAAAATGAGAAATCTggcctttgcaaagataatatcaataacattaacaatattttattgtagttgttttttattacaatCTTACAGTTGTGTGGAACGTGTACTGTTTCATACTGTAACCTAACTTGGATAACTTTcagttttatttgattttagttattactgtccTCAGAGTATTTTAGTTATTACATGAATGCTAacactttttttgtcaaaaattgttttttattacatAGGTAGATAGATCGATATATAGTGTATacttttttatatactgtactttattgCCAGGAAATTCAAACATCCAGTAGCATATATTAGACATAGTTTACTTACCAAACTTCCTGTTGTCataatgcacacatttaaaGAGATTGTGGAGGCGGAGGAACAAcccgtttgttttgttttgaagaaaGCAGGAGGAGACTCAAGATATTTAAAATACGTCACGTTCTGTAAAGTGGGCGGGCTTCGACTAACCCTCCGGCGACAGACTGTATAATTCGTGTTATAATCGTAATAATGCACACATGTTTAACATCTGACTAGATTTTGTCCTATTATTACACCATTAAACATATATTGCGTCACTGTACGTCGAAGAACTACATTTTGTTCTGACGAAAGCGAGGAGAAGACTCAAGACGTTCAAACTAAGTACGTCATTTCCGGCGCAGTAGGCGGGACTTAAATTGACACTTCTGCGAAGATAAACAAACACAACTATACGAGCAGCAGCTTCCGGTGGGGACGGTGAGTGTGTTGTCCGAACACCAAAAATATACcgtgtcattttaaaagtagacaTTTGAACAAATATGGCACCTTAGCGCGACTCGGCTGCAGAAGGATGAAGTTGTGTCGCCGCGTTTTATGACGGTAAAGCTAGGTGCAATGCTCGTGTCCTGAAGGTAGCTCCAAACGCTGCAAACAACCTCGTTTTCTTGACATTAATCACTTAACAGTGGGAGCATTTTACCCCATGCTGTTCATATCGCTATTAGCTGTGTTTATCAACACTGCACAGGCTTCGGTGTTGTCTTATCGCTCACATGTAAGTGTGCTTCTCCTGTGCCTGTGTGTCCGAATTCCGCTTAAATATCTGTTTTTTCACTGTGACCTTGATCATTTGTAAGTATTTTCGACGGCTAGAGTGGagaagtgtttttttctcaaactacaGGTTTGGTACTTTAATTCGGCATTAACACCTTCTTTGAAACTActtgttattttcttttaaacGATGCACGACATTGTGCTGCTCCCTAGGCTGACCACTGGGGGCAGTAGGGAGCAGGTTGTGAAGCGTAACCTTGCATGCCAATAAAATGCACTAAAAATactattatgattttttttaaagcaggtgGGTGTGGGCATGTGCGTGACTGCTAGGTGGGCGTACAGAAGGAGATCACGTGTGTGACATATGTTCATCGGGCATAAAAAGGCCTTCTACCTTGCTCTATTGTCTGCaacacaatgcagttttttacagcatctgttgtgtgtgtatctgtCTTCCATTCATGCACAATATCACATTTCCTGAAGTAGTGGCGTTGgccatttatttactcaactgcagaaagtAGCTGGCGTCTACTTATACaaggacatttttttacattaatattaaataatagtcaagattgtgagttttttttctcaaataaatgacttttaatAGAAACTGCATACATTATAGTCATCCAAACCTCTTTCTTCTTTACTGCTTGtgctctttagggtcacgggtgagctggagtcttGCCCAGCAGACTTGGGGTGTAGGTgaagtacaccctggactggtcgccagtcaattttATAttgtaattgatttatttacaattattaaaatgtattaaatgtttacatgtatttaaattagggctgtcgattatcgattaaaatatttaattgcgattaacggcattttgtccatagttaagtcataattaatcacagctGGAAAGAAGATTTTTTCTGTAAGTAGGGATGCTAATTTCCTTGTGGTAAACAATtcgatacgcatctagatacacgggttaagataaaattttaaaaaacgatatattttaaaaacagaacgat carries:
- the LOC129168923 gene encoding lathosterol oxidase-like, producing the protein MDLVLNVTDHYVFTPYVYPASWAEDGALRQILSLLVVTNLGAAALYLSLGAFSYYFIFDHDLMKHPHFLENQVRREIKYALTSLPWISIPTVALFFAEVRGYSKVYDNVHDSPLGWTGLFLSMISFLFFTDMCIYWIHRFLHHKLIYKLFHKPHHVWKIPTPFASHAFHPVDGFMQGLPYHIYPFLFPLHKVLYLALYIFVNIWTISIHDGDYRVPDAMTGVINGSAHHTDHHLFFDYNYGQYFTLWDRLGGSYRHPSALMGKGPRDLIRKLQAEGKFTKGGMNGLQSATCKEE
- the plekhb1 gene encoding pleckstrin homology domain-containing family B member 1, which produces MALMRSGWLWRQTSVLKRWKLNWCDLWVDGSLCFYKSDSRRELEHRVNLKFTCIDVRSGLECRGVTPPETNPQENVIVVQFKDGSTMNMCANNEDESIAWKLTMLETRRNPVFTYDPYNDSYQAVPLSHYQTFYMTPGAGPGTHQVIVQRDPFDGVFDHLALGLLAGMAAGAAMRSFLWAPVFFC